Part of the Lolium rigidum isolate FL_2022 chromosome 6, APGP_CSIRO_Lrig_0.1, whole genome shotgun sequence genome, CTAGTCTCTCTAAACACAAGTCAATTATTTCCATTGTTTCGCAAAAAAGTCAATTATATCCATTTAGTCGGCGCTCTCCGTCAAAAAAGAAATAGTCGATCAACTTTTGTTTGGACAACAGAGTCAATCGGCTCTGTTTCGTCAAAAGACAACAAAGATAGTCGATCGGTTCGATGGTTCTTGCTTGGGTAGATCGGGCATGTGCCATGTGGACGAGCTCGTAGAGAGTGTGGGATAGATGCGATGCTTGCATTGAATTGGGCTCATGGGTTTTGGGATCTCCAACCTGTCACGGCCGATGGTCGGCTACGAGCGCGCGCACGAGGATCCGGCACTCTTGTACACACGGTTTCTCCCTCTCGAGCAAGCATCCCGCTCCGCCACCACCGTCCACCGGCCTCCGACTTCCCGTATATTTACCACGCCGAGACGAGAAGCCAAGCAGGCCAAGCCAAACACCAACACACAAATCCATCTGTCTCTCTCTGGCGACCCTCGCTCTTGTACGTACACCATCCTCCTCGTCGATCCTTGCCGCGGTGCGATCGAAATGGACGCCGCGGACGTGATCCCGGCTTGGTCGCTGGTCCGCGGCTACTTCTCCCCGGCCACGCTCTTCCTCCTGCTCAACGTGGTCATCGGCACCATCGCGCtcacctcccgccgccgccacaaccaCCACCACGACGACCATCACCACCAGCAGCAGCATCAAAAGGACTACGTCGATCAGTACGACGCTGCCCCGCGGGCTCCCGCCCCGCTGGCGCGCACGTCGTCCGTCATGGAGCGCCTGCGCTCCCTCGGCCTCTACCGCTTCCGCTCCGGCGACTTCCCTCCCGAGTACAACTACAGCCTctccgccggcgacgacgacgaaagCAACAAGCAGCACCAGCAGCAGGCTCAGTACGCCCGGAGCCGGTCTGAGCCGGCTGCCGCGAAGCCGCCGACGAACAGGACGGGCAACGGGGCGgagaaggcggccaaggcgaaggtgGCGAAGAAGCCGCTCTCGGAGGTGAGGAGGCTGGAGCGcgccccggcgccggcgcccgcGCGGCTAGTGCAGCGCGCGCCGAGGGCTCCCGTGGCTCGCGcggtggtgacggcggcggcgaccgaggCCGCGCCGGCTGCGTGCGTGGACGAGAGGGCCGACGACTTCATCAACAAGTTCCGGCAGCAGCTCCAGCTCCAGAGGCTCAACTCGCTGCTCAACTACAAGGAGATGCTCAACCGCGGCACGTAGCTTGCCGCCCACGCGCGGAGCAGGTGCAGAATCAGCGCGACTGTCGATTAGTTAGTTAGTGGTCTTGCTGTTTGTTCATTTGATTGGTGTGCTGTTGCGCCGTGTACCAGTTGTTGCGGATGATAATTTGGATCCCTGCAAACATTGCAGAAGAAGCTTCTTTATTTTCTCCCCTAAACAAACCCGTTCGTCCTGTTAATCCAGACAATACATGACAGAAGGAAGCGTCGAAGCACAGCAAAGAATCCAGCTGCTCCAGCCTGTTTGTCTGATTTCCAATAACCCATGACTGGAAACTTTCGATTGACACGCCCATTTCCACGTTTCAGAAAGCAAAACCTGCAGAAACTACTTGCATAAACGAGGGACGACAAGAAGCCCACTTGTATTAACCCAGCTTACTTCCCTGCTAGTCTGCTACTGTCCAACTCTGATGAACTCATTCTTCTCCGGACACCTGCTCCCTGCCAGCCAGGGGAGCAGCTCTTCGTCCGCTCAGCCTCAACGTTCCTCGACGTCGCGGAGTTGGGCTGATATAGTGTGCCGCTGGTCGTCGCCTGCAACATCACTGCCAAGGTTCTCTCCAAAGTGTTGCGAGGAGTTCAATGTCAACGCGAGTTTGAGCTCTCGGTTTCAGTGCCAATTTTCTTTGTTGCGCATGAAGCTCGCCCAGTTGGTTGCTAACCGTGTCGAGTAGGCATCTCGCCCTCTTCGTGAAAAGGTGGCAAAGCTCTAGCTGTTGTTAAACGCGTTGGTGATTCTTTGGGGCGGACGGAGCCATGTTCTTCtggtgggtgggggggggggggggaggagctCGCTGCCGTGCAGGATTCACTTCCACTTGGCTCCGTTGACCAGAAATCATGTGTGGTTGATGAAGAACATCTTAACagttgtttctctcctcgtggcAGTCCTGCCAGTCGCCGCAACTTGTTGTGTCAGCTGCTTCCAAGAGCGAGGGAATAGACGGGATCTTGACTCCAGTGTTGCAGATCACGCCTAATTTACATGATTTGTGTGGGGATTCATCGGCGGTGCTTCCGTTGGTGTTGGGCCCTTTTGAGGCTTTGGCGGTGGCCATGAGGCCCTGCCCAGCATAGTCGGAGCCTAGCAAGTACCTCGCCTCTTTAGACTATGCAGGAGTGTTGGCACCTAGATCTAAGGGTATTTTTGCAAAAGAGCTTTGCGGGTTGCTCGCTAGTTTAGAGGCGGCTATCTCTGGATATGGAAAGGACATTGCCTGTGTCTTAGCGGGGAAAGCCTCGGAGGACATGATCAGGAAGGTGGAAAAGTCTCTGTGAAGGTATCTATGAGGAGGAAAAGAAGGAAGAGAGCCGTAGCAAGGAAAGCTTCATCAACTGTTTGATAGTTGGACTATTTTTAGGTTGTCATGTCCTCTCTGTGGGTCTTCCTTCCGACCTTATGCTACTTCGATCTTTGGTTCTTGTTGGTTTAGAGGTTGCATGCTCTTGTGGTTGGTTGTAACAGTTCGCCTGGTTTTCCGTAAATCAAAGGAAACTTCCTCTttttaattaatagattggggcaaaaCTTTGCCCCCGTTTATACGGTGTAAGCTCACCGGAGTCTCTACACATGAAAAATGGAAAACAACTAAAACTAAAACTGGAAGATCACATCCAGGCTCCGAATATGATGAGAACAAATTTTTTATGGAAAAATAACGACTAGTGGTATCCAAAAATGGAGAAAATTCCAAGTATGTAGATGTGTAGGACCTCCCTTAATGAAGAACCGGTAACCACTCCAACATCGAAAATGCAATAAGTTTTTCGTATCTAATCCGTTTTTATGAACTAGAAACCTCACAAAGAATCAAATAACaatcaagaaatatgatgcaaaggATGTAAAGGTTTGAACTCTCTCTGAACGAAACAATCAAGTTATCCACTCGAGAGCCCCCTTGATAGTACGTCTATCGATCCTATTACCTGGTCTCCCAACAAATGAAATGAGACCAGTAAAAGAGAAAACCTAACAAGGTCAAACCGTTGCCTTGCACATTTCACTCGAGatagatgatgacgatcttgatatCCTCAAGTTGAACCGATTTTCTTGATTGCGCTTGCTTGGTGAAATCTTGCGAatcgctcccccatactccactatggtagAGCCTAGTCATGTCTTCACATGTCCATCATCATGGAATGGACAACAAGTTTCAGTCATATGTTCTCTTCTAGATGGATCATCTCGAACTTgacttctcaaccttgatgacgaccaCACCTTGACGTAATCTTCTCACGGGCTATATAAGAGATACCTTTGCACTTTATCTTGACAATTTCTTATTtattcatcatgatgatgtcTTGAATATAAACAAGGATGCTCACTCGACCATATTCTTCAAGACATGCTTCCAACAAACTCAACTCTCATATTACCATATTTAGATCACACCTTGAATATCACCTTGGTCAACACTTCATTGTATATGGACAAACGCTTCAAGTATAAATCAATGCAAACTCCATAAGGATTGTCATAATTACAAAACCACATATAAGGGCTCCATGCTCTTTCACTAGTCAGTGAAGATATGTGGACACGTAGTACTAGAGTAGTATATTTATCGGTTGATGACCATGTTTCACATGCCAAATTATATATCAACACATTGTGAGAGAAATTGATATGCGTCATATGTTACTCTTAAGTATAATGTCCTAGATTTGAGGTCATCATATGTTCTCGAGTTGTGAATCAACATGCTTAGTGGTAGACACTAGGTAAGCCGACGGCATTTGTGATTATCGGGCGACTCTTGCATGGGATTGTAACAATACCCACGACTGTTTCTCGGCAGGTCATTGTGCATCTGATTCTAACATTCGACGCCAATGGTAGTGTTTTTTGAGAAATAAATCGTTCTTTTGTTCAGCGAACAGATTAGTTTGCAGGACAACTTGTCCAACATTCGTCTCAAGATAATCTCATCAGTTAACTACCACACTGAGAAGAGTTATTGAATAGATTGAAAACACTATTCTTCTGTACACATGTATGGAAGCCTTGTCTAAATGGGTTTAGAAAATGCAGGATCTGAAGCCTGCTATTTTGCTAACGTTTGTTTGAACTTCGAATAGTGCAATTCCTTGTGAACCAAGTGAAACTTAGGCTTAAAGTATTTATGCTATGCATGGGATCAACACGCTATTTACGTTTTTAACACCTGTTATCATGTCTAGGCTTTGCCAGGAGCTACCGAACTAATCTGGCCTTGGACTTGGGACTGCCTTCCATTGATCTCTTAAGCTTATGCTCCAAGTTGAATTAGTAGAATTGTTTGCTGTTGTTAATCAATTTACTTAGTAATTTCGGTAAAAAAAATCAATTTACTTAGTGGAAGCAACCCTGCTGGGCCATTGCAAGATATGATTCGAAGCAAAAGTTGCGGCCCTCGATCCCAAATCGATTACCAGTCATGAATGGAATATTGCTGGCGTCGAGACTATGGCCTACCCTGATAAAAAGCTCTCGGCTGAGGCGATCGAATCAAGTCACTGTCAGCATACTAGCAGAGTGGCGGTAGCAGTATATTACTGACATGATAAACAACTCTCTTTTTGTGAATCACAGGGTTTTATATATTACTGACATGATTACAACCACTCGCGAGAATGTAAATGAAAAAACCTGTCTTATAACTGATCCACATCCATCTCCTCCCATCAGTATTAGCTTGCTTAGAACATAAATAAGCAACATTATTTGCATCACACCCAACGGATAAAATGTTAAAACTAGTAAAAGCCCTCATAATGTCTCTAACCTCTTGACAGATTACTCTCAGTTTTGATCTGTTATCATCATCATGAGTGTGGCGATTCTGgcgtgcatgctagatagcgtacACCCATCCACGGATCCACCCTTCTTTTGTTTTGAGATTACCACTCCAGACAATATTTGCATGTTAGACTACCCAGACTAGTACTCTCTCATCACATGCATAAACAGATAAATTTAATTTGTAGTGTAGGATTTGAAAGAGTAATAATTATTGGAAAtttggaatatatatatatatacactatataaaagttaAACGATTTAGCCGTTTCATAGCGATTGGCCTACTGTAGACGTGCTAATTTTACGTTCTTTGTTTCATTAGTTTCGTGCCATCTGTCCTTCCTCATGGGACCCAGCcctatttttctgtttctttctttttttctgcCATTTATTGTTCCAGTTGCCGGTTACTCAGCCGGTAATAGAGCTATTCTCGTGCATCTGAGAGTCAGTTTTCTTTTTCCTTCTCTCCAGTCAACCGACGACCGCTTATGTTGGATTTTATCCAGAAGAGTCCCGTGCTCCCTTCTCTTATCGTTTCGTCTCCTCTCTagctaaaaaaaaagagaaactcaaCGGTGGCGGCCGTCCTCCACGGGCGGCGCTCCTCCCTCTTCCTCACCGGCACCGGCGGCCGCCAGTCCTTATATTTCCCTTCTAAGGCCAGGGCCCTTCCTGCTATGTGCCCCCCCTTCGTCCCTTCCCCTTTTCTCGATCGTCCTTGGCGGCCGTTGCTTGCCCTGCTTGGCTATCCAGGGTTTGTGGTCCAGTGCGACTTGATGCGTGTTTGTGCGGGGTGGAGTTCCAGATGGTCGCGCCTATACAGATCCTCCCGGAGGTGGCCATGGTGCTCCGTAGCGGCGAGGTGGCCGTGGCCAGGGAGAGCTCCTGTACAGGTGCAGTGATTTCCTCTAAGAAACCAACCACTGTTAAATTTAGTTCTCTTCACTTTGTTTTCTCTTTTCCATGCCAGGAGTGATCGCATTCTAGAAAGCCGATCCTGCATTTTGGTTTTGCGAACTTTTCATCCCTAATCATGGTTAATTCAGCAAATCCTTGCAAAAGGTTGGTGCCATTTGATCCCTAAGATTAGCATAGTTTTCATCATCGATCTGTATAATTTTCATATTTGTAATCATGCTTATGATTTGTTTACTCCTCCTGGTTCATCGATGGAGCCTCCTTATGGGATGAACATTATGAACTCCACATCCAACAATCATTACCAGTTGGGGAGTTTCACTAGATTTTGAATATACTTAGTATGACTTGATGTCTAaaacttagtaatttttattttttgtgaCAGAGAACATGAGACGCAGATTAGGATGGGACATTAAGAACTACAGGGCTGTATAGGCAAGCTGATGAACAAACATACTGTTGTATCGAGTAATGCAAATAACCAGATAAGTTCAACATCATGATATTTGGTGGCATCTGCCCGAGGTGTGTAGATTATTGTAAGCTTCATGTTTCCCTCTGTTTAAAACATAGTATGTTCTTATCAATCTAAGTTGCAATTGAAAAATTGTAAATGCTCAATTCTGCTGCAAGCTTTGTGCAAGACAATTATATGCTCTAATCACCCAGAGATGCTATTGCAGAATTCTACTGACAATATATGTTCTGTTCCATGCAGTATGCAAGCAACATATGTTCTTATCGCTGTAAGCTGCAATTGAAAAATTCTAAATGTTCAGTTCTGCCGCAAACAGTGTGCAAGACAATGATAAGCTCTAATCACCCAGATATGCTATCGGAGAATTCTGAACACTTTGGGTAGGTCGGTGTGTTTAACCCTTTTAAATTGttattttcttcaacagtttCGAGTTAGACTTTATAGATGCCCCATGAAACTATTTTGAAAATGCCATGGTGTGTGCTTTTCCGTAAGCAAAATAATTATCCATGACTGCACTTACATGGAAATTTGTTAAGTTCACTTCTTTGGCCATCTTTCAACCCAATATCATTGTTTATCCGTCATTAGAAATTGTcgtgatttgcaatatcaaattcTTTATACATGTTTCTCACACAGCCATGATAGGATGGTTGAATAATTTGGAGATAATGGAATTTGTTGGGCAGTTCTTAGAGACCATTGAGTTATTGGGCACTGCGGAGTTTGGGTCTTCGGTGACTCCACAATGTTTCTCTCTGTTTATTAAGTGCTTCCTGATGAGTATTTTTTCACGCAATAGGCAAGGCAAGATATGGTCTCATCAGTCAGCTGCATTTGAAGAATTCTAAACGCATAAATCTATTGCATGCAGTGTGAAAAACAATGATATGCTCTCATCACCCAGATTTGCTATTGAAGAATTCTAAACACTGTCACTAAGTCGGTACATACTGATTACCCGCTTTTAAATTACTACTTTGCCAAATAGTTATCAGATATTGAGGTGTGTAATGATTAAAGCCTTCaaatttttattttcttcaaaagtttCGAGTTAGAATTTTATAGATACCCCATGAAACTATTTTGGAAACGCCATGGTATGTACTTTTCCGTAGGCAAAATAATTAGCCATGACAGCAAGGCTCCAAAGACTCAAAGCGTGAGGTAAAATCTTGGTTGCAGGATCGCTTTGTTAACATGGATGATTAAAAAGTCAAAGTTAGACAAGAACTTGAAAAACAAAGATGTAAGGGGATCGAACCCACAACTCCTTCTAATTAACTTTCTTTCTGTCTTATGGCTTTCCAGAGTTCTCTTGCAACCTATTTTCCCACGTATTGCTCTATACCATCTCATGGCTTTTAAGATTTTTTTCTCATTCATACATTGTGATAAAGCTATACACATCAGATTTTTTCTGAAATATATGTCAGATAATCTTCAAATTGTTCATGCACTGGATGGTTTGGCGGACATGTTGTACGCAAAGCACATCA contains:
- the LOC124663223 gene encoding pathogen-associated molecular patterns-induced protein A70-like, whose protein sequence is MDAADVIPAWSLVRGYFSPATLFLLLNVVIGTIALTSRRRHNHHHDDHHHQQQHQKDYVDQYDAAPRAPAPLARTSSVMERLRSLGLYRFRSGDFPPEYNYSLSAGDDDESNKQHQQQAQYARSRSEPAAAKPPTNRTGNGAEKAAKAKVAKKPLSEVRRLERAPAPAPARLVQRAPRAPVARAVVTAAATEAAPAACVDERADDFINKFRQQLQLQRLNSLLNYKEMLNRGT